A portion of the Thermomicrobiales bacterium genome contains these proteins:
- a CDS encoding phosphoglycerate kinase — protein sequence MAMRTLEGVDVSGKRVVVRVDFNVPLDGGVIQDDTRIRAALPTIEWLLDGGAAVVLVSHLGRPKGKVDAAYSLRPVADRLSELLRRPVQLADDVVDEDARSRVAQLRPGDVLLLENVRFEAGEEKNDDALARKLAAFGDLYVNDAFGAAHRAHASTAGIAQHLPAHAGYLMAAEVEALGALMDDPARPFVAILGGAKVSDKIGVIENLLSRVDAVLLGGGMANTFLLAEGKAVGDSLVEADLVDTASRIIASARDKGVDLLLPVDVVAAPGLDGQAAIIDADGIPDGWAAFDIGPRTEKDFSDVIAGARTVFWNGPMGVFEKPVFAHGTLAIAKAVAESGAFTVIGGGDSVSAIEQSGLAGKISHISTGGGASLEFIEGRELPGIAALEDETR from the coding sequence ATGGCAATGCGAACCCTGGAAGGCGTCGACGTATCTGGCAAGCGCGTGGTGGTGCGTGTCGATTTCAACGTTCCACTGGACGGAGGCGTGATTCAGGACGATACGCGGATCCGTGCGGCGTTGCCGACGATCGAGTGGCTGCTCGATGGTGGCGCAGCGGTCGTCCTCGTTTCTCATCTTGGGCGTCCCAAGGGCAAGGTCGATGCTGCGTATTCGCTCCGCCCTGTGGCGGATCGGCTGTCGGAGCTGCTCAGACGCCCGGTGCAGTTGGCGGACGACGTGGTCGACGAAGATGCCAGGAGCCGGGTTGCGCAACTACGACCGGGCGATGTGCTGCTGCTCGAAAACGTTCGTTTCGAAGCGGGCGAAGAGAAGAACGACGATGCTCTGGCGCGCAAGCTTGCGGCGTTCGGCGATCTCTATGTGAACGACGCCTTTGGGGCCGCGCACCGGGCTCATGCCTCCACCGCAGGCATTGCCCAGCATCTTCCCGCCCACGCTGGCTACCTGATGGCGGCTGAGGTCGAGGCCCTGGGCGCGCTCATGGACGACCCCGCTCGTCCGTTCGTTGCGATCCTTGGCGGCGCCAAGGTATCTGACAAGATCGGGGTGATCGAGAATTTGCTGTCACGCGTGGACGCGGTTTTGCTCGGCGGCGGAATGGCGAACACCTTCCTGCTTGCGGAAGGCAAGGCGGTCGGCGACTCTCTGGTCGAGGCAGACCTCGTCGACACTGCCTCCAGGATCATCGCGTCCGCGCGAGACAAAGGTGTCGACCTGTTGTTGCCGGTCGATGTCGTTGCCGCTCCGGGATTGGACGGTCAGGCCGCGATCATCGATGCCGATGGCATCCCGGACGGTTGGGCAGCATTCGATATCGGACCGCGGACAGAGAAAGACTTTTCGGATGTAATTGCGGGCGCCAGGACGGTGTTCTGGAACGGACCTATGGGCGTCTTCGAGAAACCCGTCTTCGCCCATGGCACGTTGGCCATTGCGAAGGCAGTGGCCGAGTCTGGAGCATTCACCGTCATCGGAGGGGGAGATTCCGTGTCGGCCATCGAGCAATCGGGGTTGGCTGGCAAGATCTCTCACATTTCCACTGGTGGCGGCGCATCGCTCGAATTCATCGAGGGGCGGGAGCTCCCCGGAATTGCCGCGCTGGAGGACGAGACAAGATGA
- the coaBC gene encoding bifunctional phosphopantothenoylcysteine decarboxylase/phosphopantothenate--cysteine ligase CoaBC, producing the protein MSILRGARILLGITGGVAAYKAVDLASKLVQGGAQVDAVLTESAREFIGPASLNAITRRPVHGSVFEPWTADYAGHLTLGEETDLIVIAPATANALATLAHGLAPDMLYSAVLTSRAPVLVAPAMEDSMYRHPATQQNLEVLRQRGVTLVGPESGRLASGEYGVGRMSEPATLVGAARMALGRDGVLAGKRIVVTAGGTREALDPVRYLGNRSSGLMGYAVAQAAIDAGAAVILISGPTSLPTPYGAMRIDVQTAVEMKNAVSDAVKGAQAIVMSAAVADYRPKDVRSEKIKKSELGSTLALELVANPDIIAGIDEPGLLKIGFAAETSNLVEHARKKLRDKRLDLVVANDAEQAIGSRDNQVTLVWPDGTVEALPLLPKDDVAALLIDRVSGLLKD; encoded by the coding sequence GTGTCGATTCTGCGCGGCGCGCGCATATTGCTCGGCATCACTGGCGGCGTGGCTGCGTACAAGGCCGTCGATTTGGCAAGCAAGCTGGTTCAGGGCGGTGCGCAGGTCGATGCTGTCTTGACCGAGTCTGCACGCGAGTTCATCGGACCGGCCAGCCTGAACGCCATCACTCGTCGACCTGTGCATGGGTCGGTCTTCGAACCATGGACCGCCGACTACGCCGGGCACTTGACCCTCGGTGAAGAGACCGACTTGATTGTGATCGCCCCGGCGACTGCGAATGCGCTGGCCACGCTGGCGCACGGTCTCGCGCCAGACATGCTCTATTCCGCCGTTCTCACGTCACGCGCTCCGGTGCTCGTTGCTCCCGCGATGGAAGATTCCATGTATCGGCATCCAGCAACGCAGCAGAATCTCGAAGTTCTGCGCCAGCGAGGTGTGACGCTGGTGGGCCCTGAGAGCGGCCGGCTGGCATCAGGAGAGTATGGCGTTGGCCGCATGTCCGAGCCCGCGACGCTGGTTGGCGCGGCACGGATGGCGCTCGGCCGCGACGGTGTGTTGGCTGGAAAGCGCATCGTTGTGACCGCTGGAGGCACTCGCGAAGCCCTCGATCCGGTGCGTTATCTTGGGAACCGCTCCTCGGGGCTGATGGGGTACGCGGTTGCACAAGCTGCGATCGATGCTGGAGCAGCGGTCATATTGATCAGTGGCCCAACGAGCTTGCCGACGCCCTATGGCGCCATGCGCATCGACGTGCAAACCGCAGTGGAGATGAAGAACGCGGTCTCGGATGCGGTCAAGGGGGCCCAGGCTATCGTCATGTCTGCTGCCGTTGCTGACTACCGCCCAAAGGACGTTCGATCGGAAAAGATCAAGAAGTCAGAGTTGGGATCGACCCTGGCGCTCGAACTCGTGGCGAACCCTGACATCATTGCGGGTATCGACGAGCCGGGACTGCTCAAGATCGGGTTTGCCGCCGAAACGTCGAATCTCGTCGAACATGCGCGCAAGAAGTTGCGTGACAAACGGCTCGACCTCGTGGTGGCAAACGACGCCGAGCAGGCGATCGGGAGTCGCGACAATCAGGTAACCCTGGTGTGGCCTGATGGAACAGTCGAAGCGTTGCCTTTGCTGCCGAAGGATGATGTCGCCGCGCTGCTGATCGATCGAGTTAGTGGACTCCTGAAGGACTGA
- the secG gene encoding preprotein translocase subunit SecG, which produces METALYIVMIILSVILLGLVLLQGKSNSFGGSLTGGSDSIYRTRRGFDRTVFNATIIVAIIWAVFAAISSIVQ; this is translated from the coding sequence ATGGAAACAGCGCTCTATATCGTCATGATCATCCTTTCGGTGATTCTGCTGGGACTCGTCCTGTTGCAAGGCAAGTCGAACTCCTTTGGAGGAAGCCTGACCGGCGGCAGCGATTCGATTTACCGAACGCGACGGGGATTCGACCGGACGGTCTTCAACGCAACCATCATCGTTGCCATCATCTGGGCGGTCTTTGCGGCGATTTCCAGCATCGTCCAGTAG
- a CDS encoding glyceraldehyde 3-phosphate dehydrogenase NAD-binding domain-containing protein, which yields MALRLAINGLGRISSQFLRVVDRGGFSDLFEVVAIHDEAGPDGIARALRHDAVYGPFPREFSVEDETLTIGDQSIALSAQAEARNSTWGKMDIPLVIVDGSAARDASALDQHLKKGAKKVILPSASTLANVNIGIGVNEESYDAEAHEIVASAAGALGAIGMFFQLVDGAAKVRVANATVLSPAGFGRPLLDSPAARGSAGSLAPINDEYPPVLEQLVGKLHNRLSVNTFETPALGVGAISFGVWLEQRVTHESLRELVTNASQGEDLIGLIGSLDGVTASSDILRDSRSLVIDWSESRLLYDTFVTLKGWYDAEWGAACRLADLLALICEEGVPGTA from the coding sequence GTGGCATTACGGCTGGCAATCAATGGGCTTGGACGGATTTCGTCCCAGTTCCTTCGGGTCGTCGATCGAGGCGGCTTTTCTGATCTTTTCGAAGTTGTGGCAATCCACGATGAGGCTGGTCCCGACGGGATCGCGCGCGCCCTGCGGCACGATGCGGTCTACGGGCCGTTTCCACGCGAGTTCTCGGTCGAAGACGAAACACTGACCATTGGCGATCAGTCGATTGCGCTCTCCGCGCAGGCGGAGGCAAGAAACTCGACCTGGGGCAAGATGGATATTCCCCTGGTCATCGTCGATGGCTCGGCCGCGCGGGATGCCTCTGCGCTCGATCAGCATCTGAAGAAGGGCGCCAAGAAGGTCATTCTGCCATCGGCGTCGACGTTGGCCAACGTCAACATCGGGATCGGTGTCAATGAGGAGAGCTACGACGCCGAGGCGCATGAGATCGTCGCTTCGGCCGCGGGAGCGCTCGGCGCGATCGGCATGTTTTTTCAACTCGTCGATGGTGCAGCCAAGGTGCGGGTTGCCAATGCCACGGTGCTCTCGCCAGCAGGCTTTGGCCGCCCGTTGCTCGACAGCCCAGCGGCAAGAGGAAGCGCCGGATCGCTGGCGCCAATCAATGACGAGTACCCTCCGGTGCTCGAGCAGCTGGTCGGCAAGCTCCACAATCGGCTGAGTGTGAACACGTTCGAGACTCCAGCATTGGGAGTCGGGGCGATTTCGTTTGGGGTTTGGCTGGAACAGCGGGTGACGCACGAATCACTGCGTGAGCTGGTGACGAACGCCTCGCAAGGCGAGGACCTGATCGGATTGATCGGCTCGCTCGACGGAGTGACCGCATCGTCGGACATCTTGCGGGACTCCCGCTCGCTGGTCATCGATTGGAGCGAGTCCCGGTTGCTCTACGACACGTTCGTCACCCTCAAAGGTTGGTACGACGCGGAGTGGGGCGCTGCGTGCCGCCTGGCCGATCTGCTCGCACTGATCTGCGAAGAGGGTGTCCCCGGCACCGCCTGA
- the tpiA gene encoding triose-phosphate isomerase: protein MSARVPLIAGNWKMNLEEWAAVELAGSIADGLPNGRADVVVCPPFPWLTPVSAVLEGSRVALGAQDCSDEPSGAYTGQVSATMLNGLCRFVIVGHSERRRDCCESDELVGRKANAALSAGMTPIACVGESLDVRDAGNAIAWVEAQVDAILAAIPGDAIGRIVIAYEPIWAIGTGRSASPDDAEEVSSAIRARIAEADPAAAETVRILYGGSANAANAASYLDTPNIDGLLVGGASLKTDSFLEIVAAAG, encoded by the coding sequence ATGAGCGCGCGCGTTCCACTGATCGCTGGCAACTGGAAGATGAATCTCGAGGAGTGGGCGGCGGTCGAGTTGGCGGGTTCGATTGCGGACGGATTGCCAAACGGACGAGCCGACGTGGTCGTTTGCCCACCATTTCCGTGGCTCACACCAGTTTCTGCCGTGCTGGAGGGAAGTCGTGTCGCACTCGGCGCTCAGGACTGCAGTGACGAACCGTCCGGCGCCTACACGGGGCAGGTCTCGGCAACCATGCTCAACGGACTGTGCCGCTTCGTTATCGTCGGACACTCGGAGCGCCGGCGCGACTGCTGCGAATCGGATGAATTGGTCGGGCGCAAGGCGAACGCGGCACTCAGCGCCGGGATGACACCGATAGCCTGTGTGGGCGAGTCGCTCGATGTGCGCGATGCTGGAAATGCCATCGCCTGGGTGGAAGCGCAAGTGGATGCCATTCTGGCGGCCATACCGGGAGACGCTATTGGCCGGATCGTGATTGCCTACGAGCCGATCTGGGCAATTGGCACCGGGCGATCCGCATCACCGGACGACGCTGAGGAGGTGTCTTCGGCGATCCGCGCACGGATTGCTGAGGCGGACCCAGCTGCTGCCGAGACGGTCCGCATTCTCTATGGAGGAAGCGCCAATGCCGCCAATGCGGCTTCTTACTTGGACACCCCGAACATCGACGGTCTCCTGGTCGGAGGCGCGAGCCTCAAGACCGACTCGTTTCTCGAGATCGTTGCTGCGGCCGGTTGA